A window from Zingiber officinale cultivar Zhangliang chromosome 7A, Zo_v1.1, whole genome shotgun sequence encodes these proteins:
- the LOC122002549 gene encoding cationic peroxidase 1-like produces the protein MLFWTLYFTLITAIILPATQAHRKLTPDYYDDMCPQALPTIRVMVETVVGIQPRMGASLVRLHFHDCFAKGCDGSVLLDDSPTMVGEKTAAPNNNSLRGFELVDEIKATLNVACFGNVVSCADILAIAARDSVVALGGSSYEVLLGRRDSTCASKAEANSNIPSPFSNLTEMLSKFQAHNLSAEDLVLLSGAHTLGFAKCKTLRNRIYNETSTIDPDFARSLKAKCHRAAGGSDDEELSPLDETPAAFDAGYYQMLTQRKGMLHTDQELFKGDGSEIDRLVKRYAEDAGAFKEGFGEAMVRLGSIKPLTGREGEVRENCRVVNRR, from the exons ATGCTCTTCTGGACACTATACTTCACCTTAATCACTGCGATCATACTCCCTGCAACTCAAGCTCACAGGAAGCTCACCCCGGACTACTACGACGACATGTGCCCACAGGCGCTGCCCACCATCCGAGTCATGGTGGAGACGGTCGTTGGGATTCAGCCACGCATGGGCGCGTCGCTGGTGCGGTTGCACTTCCATGACTGCTTCGCCAAG GGTTGCGATGGCTCGGTGTTGTTGGATGACTCGCCAACTATGGTCGGGGAGAAGACGGCGGCGCCGAACAACAATTCTCTGCGAGGGTTTGAGCTGGTGGACGAGATAAAAGCTACGTTGAACGTTGCGTGCTTTGGAAATGTTGTTTCCTGTGCTGATATCTTGGCCATCGCCGCCAGGGACTCGGTAGTAGCG CTAGGTGGAAGCTCCTACGAAGTGCTCCTCGGCCGGCGAGACTCGACCTGCGCTAGCAAAGCCGAGGCGAACTCCAACATCCCGTCGCCGTTCTCCAACTTGACGGAAATGCTCTCCAAGTTCCAAGCCCACAACCTCTCCGCCGAGGACCTCGTCCTCCTCTCGGGGGCGCACACCCTCGGATTCGCCAAGTGCAAGACCCTCCGCAACCGGATCTACAACGAGACTTCCACCATCGACCCCGACTTCGCCCGATCCCTAAAGGCGAAGTGTCACCGGGCGGCGGGCGGCAGCGACGACGAGGAGCTGTCGCCGCTGGATGAAACCCCCGCAGCGTTCGACGCGGGGTACTACCAGATGCTTACTCAGCGCAAGGGGATGCTCCACACGGACCAGGAGCTGTTCAAGGGCGACGGGAGCGAGATCGACCGGCTGGTGAAGAGGTACGCCGAGGACGCCGGGGCGTTCAAGGAGGGCTTCGGGGAGGCGATGGTGAGGTTGGGGAGCATCAAGCCGTTGACAGGGAGAGAGGGCGAGGTCCGCGAGAACTGCCGGGTGGTGAATCGCCGatga
- the LOC122002550 gene encoding zinc finger CCCH domain-containing protein 53-like — translation MDAYEATRILFAKLRSLDPENAHKIMGLLLLQENGEQEVIRLALGPETLLHALVLRARKELGLAEAASAASPPPSPSPSPILLRQNSNSGLFSPSNWPASPAGFSRLNSANGGFSGSLDKRVCSKNVNASGFSVGGGGDGDADLADEFHLDQLAFSGGLNPSPYCKHTLSVASKLSGGGDDVFHSDIDCQSPCSNVDAVGFHYGMGLGSNRYRHQQIAPVVNAAAADLDLGDNASGLGLEPGLYFPRRYCKSGAACRFLEGLPDKVATRVNTKMGATVEQPCQESLLRSKSQSMRGASQLKASAFPYSPSGSVLPSPLSPSTDPLNLLLQQQQIESQRATAVAASLMLATDDAHNFLSRSRIDLLLNPSSRQIYLTFPADSTFREGDVSNYFSIYGPVQDVRIPYQQKRMFGFVTFLYPETVKLILAKGNPHFVCESRVLVKPYKEKGKVPDKFRKQQQAERSDFYGCTTPTASDAREARDLDLLGARMFCNSSSQELLLRRKLEERQQAAEVQRAIELQGRRFIDLQLLAHENRSISSAPLAFINSLTSFAANQPVNNVDSSCNCSTNSSSSSSLKNDKEESAAMAASSSDDSEFQPSVEHNLPDSPFASPTRKSSSFMLDLFNNGENHVRNSSSNGHLLGSTTTSLDF, via the exons ATGGACGCTTACGAGGCGACAAGGATCTTGTTCGCCAAGTTGCGGAGCTTGGACCCGGAGAACGCCCATAAGATTATGGGCCTGCTGCTGCTGCAGGAGAACGGCGAGCAGGAGGTCATCCGCCTCGCTTTGGGCCCCGAGACGCTCCTCCACGCTCTCGTTCTTAGGGCCCGGAAGGAGCTGGGCCTCGCCGAGGCCGCCTCCGCCGCCTCTCCTCCCCCTTCCCCTTCCCCCTCCCCCATTCTACTCCGCCAGAACTCCAACTCTGGTCTGTTTTCCCCCTCTAATTGGCCTGCGTCTCCAGCTGGGTTCTCCCGCTTGAACAGTGCTAATGGTGGTTTCAGCGGGTCACTGGACAAGCGCGTTTGCTCTAAGAATGTCAACGCGTCGGGTTTCTCTGTTGGCGGTGGCGGCGACGGCGACGCTGACCTTGCTGATGAGTTTCACCTCGACCAGCTCGCCTTCTCGGGAGGCCTCAACCCCTCGCCTTATTGCAAACACACGCTTTCCGTCGCCTCCAAGCTCAGTGGCGGCGGCGACGACGTGTTCCACTCCGACATCGACTGTCAGAGCCCTTGTAGCAACGTCGACGCCGTTGGCTTCCATTATGGGATGGGACTGGGGTCCAATCGCTACCGTCATCAGCAGATTGCCCCCGTTGTCAACGCCGCTGCCGCCGACCTCGATCTCGGCGACAACGCCAGCGGTCTCGGCTTGGAGCCTGGCCTCTACTTCCCTCGGCGCTACTGCAAGAGCGGCGCCGCCTGCCGATTCCTCGAAGGCCTCCCAGATAAAGTCGCAACGAGGGTCAACACCAAGATGGGCGCGACGGTGGAGCAGCCATGCCAGGAGTCCTTACTAAGGTCGAAGAGCCAGAGTATGCGCGGCGCTTCGCAGCTCAAGGCTTCCGCGTTCCCCTACTCTCCGTCGGGCTCCGTTCTTCCGTCCCCGTTGTCGCCCTCCACCGATCCCCTCAACCTCTTGCTTCAGCAGCAGCAAATTGAGAGCCAAAG GGCAACCGCCGTGGCGGCATCGCTGATGCTGGCAACCGACGACGCCCACAATTTCCTCAGCAGATCAAGAATCGACTTGCTGCTGAATCCTAGTTCCAGGCAGATCTACTTGACCTTCCCAGCAGACAGCACCTTTAGGGAGGGCGACGTCTCCAACTACTTCAG CATCTACGGACCAGTACAAGACGTGCGAATCCCCTATCAGCAGAAGAGGATGTTTGGCTTTGTGACCTTCCTCTACCCGGAGACCGTGAAGTTGATTTTGGCGAAGGGGAACCCTCACTTCGTCTGTGAGTCCCGTGTGCTTGTCAAGCCCTACAAGGAGAAAGGCAAAGTGCCCGACAAGTTCAG GAAGCAGCAGCAAGCTGAGAGGAGCGACTTCTATGGGTGCACGACTCCTACTGCCTCGGATGCTAGAGAAGCCCGAGACCTTGATTTGCTCG GAGCAAGGATGTTCTGCAACAGCAGCAGCCAGGAGCTGTTGCTGAGAAGAAAGCTAGAGGAGCGACAACAGGCAGCAGAGGTGCAGCGCGCTATCGAGCTGCAAGGGAGACGATTCATAGATCTGCAACTCCTCGCCCACGAGAACCGAAGCATTTCTTCGGCTCCTCTCGCCTTCATCAACTCCCTTACATCCTTCGCCGCTAATCAGCCCGTAAACAATGTGGACAGTAGCTGCAATTGTAGCACCAATAGCAGCAGCAGTAGCTCATTGAAGAATGACAAGGAAGAATCTGCTGCCATGGCAGCCTCCTCCAGTGACGATAGTGAATTTCAACCAAG CGTGGAGCACAATTTGCCAGATAGCCCATTTGCTTCACCCACCAGAAAGTCTTCCTCCTTCATGCTCGATCTGTTTAACAATGGCGAAAATCATGTTAGAAACAGCTCCAGCAACGGCCATCTCCTCGGCTCCACCACAACCTCACTAGATTTCTAG